Proteins found in one Arachis stenosperma cultivar V10309 chromosome 8, arast.V10309.gnm1.PFL2, whole genome shotgun sequence genomic segment:
- the LOC130946909 gene encoding ras-related protein RGP1-like, giving the protein MKTDSVIFHFPFLPSVSFSKCVSNYRLIKHSLSLSVASNVFFALFSKDAMAHWQGELEEGIDYMFKIVMIGDSGVGKSQLLNRFVKNEFNLKSKATIGVEFLTKTVLMDHKVVKAQIWDTAGQERYQAITTAYYRGATGALLAYDITNHQSFDHIEKWLEELRMHTDKNIIVMLVGNKSDLSSARAVPVEAAKDLAEKENLFFIEASALESKNVESAFLGLLSQVYRTVSKKHIILDGTELNWDKVNLELGGTKIKIPLQEPECQKAKRIFNCCSIF; this is encoded by the exons ATGAAGACAGACAGTGTGATATTCCACTTCCCATTCCTTCCCTCCGTTTCCTTCTCAAAATGCGTATCCAACTACCGCCTTATAaaacactctctctctctctctgtggcTTCCAACgtgttctttgctttgttttcGAAAGACGCCATGGCTCACTGGCAAGGTGAATTGGAAGAGGGAATCGATTACATGTTCAAGATTGTGATGATTGGCGACTCTGGTGTTGGCAAGTCTCAGCTCTTGAATCGCTTTGTTAAGAACGAATTCAACTTGAAATCCAAGGCCACGATCGGGGTTGAGTTTCTCACCAAGACGGTTCTCATGGATCACAAAGTTGTCAAGGCACAGATTTGGGACACTGCTGGTCAAGAAAG ATACCAAGCAATTACAACTGCATACTATAGAGGTGCAACTGGCGCGTTACTAGCATATGACATAACCAACCACCAAAGCTTTGACCATATTGAAAAGTGGTTGGAGGAGCTGAGGATGCATACAGATAAGAATATAATTGTCATGCTTGTCGGCAACAAGTCTGACCTTAGTTCTGCTCGAGCAGTGCCGGTTGAGGCAGCCAAAGACCTTGCTGAGAAGGagaatctcttcttcattgaaGCATCGGCACTTGAATCCAAAAATGTGGAGTCAGCATTCCTCGGTCTCCTCTCCCAAGTATATAGAACTGTGAGTAAGAAGCACATCATTTTGGATGGAACTGAACTGAATTGGGATAAAGTAAACCTTGAACTTGGAGGAACAAAGATTAAGATCCCATTACAAGAGCCTGAATGCCAAAAGGCTAAAAGGATATTCAATTGTTGCAGCAtattttga
- the LOC130946910 gene encoding pathogenesis-related thaumatin-like protein 3.5 — protein sequence MALKHLFFLLMVSFSLGVDATVFTLQNRCRNTIWPGILTASGKPQLMDGGVQLRSGQAVNITAPKAWSGRFWGRRGCSFDSSGSGLCVTGDCGGKLKCDGAGGVPPASLAEFTLDSPEGDFYDVSLVDGYNMPVSIFPSGGSGQCKAVTCRSDLNRNCPSGLELRRNGKIVGCKSACMAFNKPQYCCTGDFNSPNKCQPTNYSKVFKASCPQAYSYAFDDSTSTFTCQGADYLIRFC from the exons ATGGCATTGAAacacctcttctttcttctcatGGTATCCTTCTCATTAG GAGTGGACGCAACGGTTTTTACATTGCAAAATAGATGCAGGAACACAATTTGGCCTGGGATCCTAACAGCATCAGGAAAGCCACAACTCATGGATGGGGGGGTTCAACTAAGATCTGGTCAAGCTGTAAACATCACTGCACCAAAAGCATGGTCTGGCCGGTTCTGGGGTCGACGAGGATGCTCTTTTGATAGCTCTGGTAGTGGATTGTGCGTCACCGGTGATTGTGGAGGCAAGCTCAAGTGTGATGGTGCTGGGGGAGTGCCACCAGCTTCGCTAGCAGAGTTTACCCTAGACAGCCCAGAGGGGGACTTTTATGACGTTAGCCTTGTTGATGGTTACAACATGCCAGTGTCAATCTTCCCCTCCGGAGGATCCGGTCAGTGTAAGGCTGTCACTTGCCGTTCGGATTTGAACAGAAACTGCCCAAGTGGATTGGAGTTGAGAAGAAATGGGAAAATTGTTGGTTGTAAGAGTGCATGTATGGCATTCAACAAGCCACAATATTGTTGCACTGGAGACTTTAATAGCCCAAATAAGTGCCAACCAACAAACTATTCAAAGGTGTTCAAGGCTTCTTGTCCTCAGGCTTATAGCTATGCCTTTGATGATTCAACCAGCACTTTCACTTGCCAAGGAGCTGACTATTTAATTAGGTTTTGTTAG